DNA sequence from the Candidatus Bathyarchaeota archaeon genome:
ATTGGGTAAAAATTATTTCTGGAAAACGAAAGGCTGTGGCTTTCGTTGACACAACGAAATCTTATTTAACGCAAGGAGAAATTGGGATTTTTAGAGATGTTCATAAAGAGTTTAAAGTTAAAGATGGCGTGGGAATATCTGTTTCTGTAGCGGAACCACCAGAGTCAATAAAGTTTATTCACAAGAAGATAGGTGGCGAACCTCTCAACAAAGAAGAATACTATACTATAATGCATGACCTAGTCAATTACAGACTTGACGAAGTGCAGATTGCAGCTTTTGTATTAGCCGAAGAGTTTCATGGCTTAACAATGGACGAAATTGAATACTTGACCCGCGCCATGGTTGACACAGGGAGTGTGATTGACTTCGACCGTTCATGCTATGACAAGCACAGCATAGGAGGCGTGCCAGGCAACAAAGTTACATTATTAATTGTTCCTATTGTAGCAGCAGCTGGATTGCTTATTCCAAAAACTAGCAGTCGCGCCATAACCAGTGCCTCAGGAACTGCTGACACAATGGAAGTACTTGCCAATGTTGAATTTGACGCCACTGAGCTGAAGGAAATCGCATCGAAGACATCTGGAGCAATTGTTTGGGGTGGAAAACTTGGCATCGCACCAGCTGATGACTTGCTAATTCGCGTTGAACATGCGTTAAACATTGACCCTTTTGGACAAATGTTGGCAAGTATTCTCTCCAAAAAACTCTCAGTTGGAGCGGACCATGTAGTAGTTGACATTCCTGTGGGAACAGAAGCAAAGGTTACTACAGTGGAGGAAGCACGAAAACTTGCCAAAAACTTTGTCGAACTAAGCGAACGCTTTAACATGCATCTTCAGTGTGGTATCACTTATGGAGGGCAGCCCGTCGGACACATGATAGGCCCGGCGTTAGAAGCACGAGAAGCACTAATCGCGCTGCAAGGAAAAGGACCTGCAAGCATAGTTGAAAAATCTACAGCATTGGCAGGCATGCTTTTAGAAATGGGGTTCAAAGCTCAACCTGGTCAAGGCAAGGATTTGGCTAAAAAAATTCTTGCTTCCGGAAAAGCTTTGAAAAAAATGCGAGAAATTATTGAGATTCAAGGAGGCAACCCAAGACTTCGATCTGAAGACATCGTCATTGGGCACCACACCATGGTACTTAAAGCACCTTGCGATGGGTTCGTGACAAACGTCAGCAACACCGCAATAACCACTATAGCTAGAGCAGCTGGGGCGCCCCGAGAAAAAGGGGCTGGAGTAGCGCTGCGCTGGAAGAGAGGGTACAAAGTAAAGAAAAACGACATTCTATTAGAAATCTACGCCGAACGAACATCGAAACTCAACACTGCATATAATTTAGCTTTGACTATGAACCCTGTCACTGTTGAAGGAATGCTTCTTCACAAGATCCCAGAATTTTAATGAGTAATTCTGGATTCTACTCAGGAATGTGGAAGAGTGGAACAACAAGTCGTCAATTATCTGAGAGAGGCGTAAAATCAAGATAGATATTTTATCAAACTATTTTTCCAACAGCAGATTCCTAGCGTTTTTGACCCATCGATTAGTGATTTTGGATGAAATCTGGAGTTGTTCCGCCAACTCTTCAGCAGAGGCTGCCGACAAATCTGCCACCGTGGAAATTCCTAGCGCTTTCAGTTGCTCAGCTCTTTTTTCGCCTATTCCTTTCACCCGTGTTAACTTTGTAATGGACTCAACTGTTGGAGAAGGAGTGATGAAATGTAATTTTTGTTTCTTAGGGCGCATGCTATAGCCAAAAATAAAGGATGTAGTTCCGAAAAGAGCCAAGACAAAGACAACCGCGCTGTAAATCAGCATCCCACCCAAAACCGCTTCTATGGCCGCCCTATCGAATAAGGCATAACCTGCCGCCACAAAGAGTATCACACCGATGATGTATAAGATGCAATCTGAACGCAATGTTTTTCCCCAATCGTGTTATCATGATTCCTTTTTAACGCATAAATAGCTTTTCTAATGTTCTGGAAATAAAAAAGGGAGAAGGAGGAGCTATTTCCCTACTACTTTGCGCGTTGCAATCTCAATGTCTTCTGATTTCACAGTTTTTCGCCCTGCGTGCATCGCATATTCTATGGCCTCTTTGGCAATTTTGATTCCAATATCTTCAAGGGCAACTGCTAACGCTTGTGCAGCACTTTCGCTCACTCTGTCCGCTTTGGCTTTTTTGATTATTCGGTGCATGGGTGCAATAGACAACTCTAAATCAGCCATTTAACCATCTCCGTAGCCTCTTTTTCTGTTTAAGCCAGTATTTAACCCTTATCCTTTCTTCTCAGACAAAATTCGTTCTATCCGTCTATAGCAATGCCTAAAAGCTAACAATAAACATTGAAAAGTCATGAGATTCGTGGATGTCCATCTACACCTGTCAGACCCGGAATACGAAGCACAGGTCGATGAAGTAGTAGAAGACGCCGAAAGTTCAAACGTTATTGCTTTGGTATCTAACTCGGTGAACTTTCAAACAAGTCTTCAGAGCATCAAACTCGCAGAAAAATATCCCACGCTTGTGTACGCTGCTTTAGGAATACATCCGTGGAATGTCAAGGAGTTATTGCCTGATGAATTAGAATGTATAGTAGACTTGATCCTTAACTATAGAAAGTATGAAAGAATGGTCGCGATTGGTGAGATAGGGTTAGATTACAAGTATTTGAAGGGGGAAAAAAAGGAACTCATGAGCAGGCAGTATGAAGTGTTTTGTGAGATGTTGCACCTTAGCGAAAAGCTTTCCTTACCTGCAGTAATTCATTCAAGAGGAAAAACCTCAGAAATCATGAATATACTCTCCTCTTACAACATCAAGAAAGTATTGTTACACTGGTTCAGCAATCCAGTGAAACTGCTGCCTGAAATTGTAGACCGCGGATATTATATTACAGAAGGCCCTGCAACAGTTTATTCGACCCACATACAAGACATTATTCGTCGAATTCCCCTCGAAAATCTGTTAACTGAAACAGATGGCCCTGTCAGATTCTTTAGGCTGCCTTTTAAAGGAAAGATGACCACACCTTCATTTATACCGCTGGTAGTAAATGCAATAGCAAAAATAAAAGGCAAACAGGAAGCGGAAGTGGCTAAACGGATTTTTCAGAACTTTGTGACCTTTTTCGAGATAGAACCGACATAACCAAATTGCTTTTATGGAAGCCATAATTATTAAGAGAACCAAAGAAGGAAACAGTTACAAGAGTCAAAAACACAGGGGATGAACAGAAACTTTGGGCAAAGTGCGGCAAGAGCACGTGAAGAAAGCTGCCCGCGAATTAGTAGGGCTATACCCGGACAAATTCAGTACCGACTTTCAAAGCAACAAAAAAGCAGTAGAATCTCTAGCTCAAACCTCTTCAATTAAGCTTAGAAACAGGATAGCTGGATATATTACCAGGCTGGTCTCAATTGCCAAAAAGGCAGAAGAAAGTGAAATGGAAGAAAGCGTTGAAGAGGACAAACAGTAGGAGCTCAAAGCTAAATGGCTACAGCAGGGGATTATAGAAAAGGATGGGCTCTCCGTTACCTTAGAGAAGCAAAAGCAGAACTTCTAGCAGCTCAGAAAACGCCTTCTATTGCATACAGCCTAATACTCGAAGCAATGAGGAAAGCGCAGGCAGCAATATACTACAGCTTAGGCGACCCTGCCTTCATAGAATCAATCGTATACCAAGCGTTTTATACCCAACAGCAGTCAACTGACGAACCTGTGCTTAAATGTCTGATTGAAATTGAGCGGACAATACAAAAGCTTTCTCGAACGTCTGATTTACAGCTTCCCAAGACAATCAAGCATGTTGATGATATTGTGCAAATTGCATCTGATATTGTCGAACTTTTTATTGACGAAAAAGATTAGTCTGGAATGAGAAGGTTGACTATTAGAATAGAAGTAAATCTTCTAGGTACTCTACAAGAAATAACTAAGAAAAGGAATGTTTCACTGGAATTTGATAGCTTTGTAGCCGTCAAAGATGTGATTTCTGAGCTAGCAACCTTTTTTCCATCCAAGTTTAAACAAGTTTTGATTGACCCTGAACTCAACGATCCTCGACCAAATATGATTATTTTGCTTAATAAGAAAGAGATTGGTGTACTTGATGGACTCGACACTAGAATTGAGGATGGTGACAATTTGGTTTTGATTCCAGTCTCACATGGAGGCTAATGGACACCCCCACGTGATAATAAGTCCCTCAGCTTGATATGTCAGATGCATGAAAAACTTCTCTCATTTTAACGATAGCATCAAATTCCATGAATTCGCCATTTACTATTTTCAGTTTTTCCTTTATTCTTTTTTTCTTTATAGTTATAACATTGTAAGAGTTACAGAAGAAACCACGAAGCTTTTCGCAGGACACGCTTCCAGCATGAATTACTTTCATATTTTGTATTTGCCATCGCCAGGGTCTGTGCCTGTGACCACACAATACGAGGTCTACTTCTGATTTTATTAGACTCCTTAGAACGTCGCCTGCATCTATAACAGTGATCTGGTCTGCACCCGTATCTGGGACAGGAATTATGTGATGGTGAATTGCTACTATCTTCAATTTATCTTGATGTTTTGCAAGCGTGCTTTCTAGCCAGAGGTTTTGTCTGTGGCCTACTTCTCCGTCGTCTCTGTCGGGTCTTGCAGAGCTAACCACAACAATAACAACATTTCCTACCTCTGTAATTTGTGAAAAGGAGAAAAATCGCCTAAAGAGTAGGTAGCCTGTAGAGCGATAGTCGTGGTTTCCGCTTACATAAATGACCTTCTCTGCTTTCAACTTTTTCAATTGTGCTGCGACGGTTTGGAATTCAGTCATTAAGCCCTCTTCAGTTAGATCTCCAGTTACTAGAACCACGTCTGGAGACATTGCGTTGATCTCTTTTAAAGCGTCTTGCAGTGTTTTTTTTCGAAACATTGAGCCACAATGGATGTCAGAAATTTGAACTAGCAACATGTTTTTGTTCATCCTTTTGACTATTTCATGGCTTCTTTTATAGATGTTTTTGTGCTGCAGCAATCTGCAAAAGCAGGTAGATGATGCTTATTCAGATGTTGGTGGAGATAGCTCCCACATTTTCCTCCCTTTTTTTTGTGTATCTTCTGAGGAAACGTGTGTATCAATACTAATTACCCGTTCATAAGTCATTTATGTTTAGCTTCTTCAGATTAAACTCTTAGTGGAACTATCATGAGCCAGGAATTTGAGGAACAGCAGAGGCTTGCATACGAACTTAAAGAGCAATTGAAATCATTGGAAGAAGAAGAAAAGAGTCTGATCGAGAGAGTAAAAATCCTCGAAGCAAAGCTGGAAGTTCAGAACTTGCTGGATAAGGTTAGAGCGAAGAGAGAAACAAATGGTCAGCTTCGAGACAGAATAAAGGAACTAGAAGAGAGACTGAAATCACGAGAGAAGCCCCCTATCCAAGCACAATTAGCATCACAACAAGAAGGAATACCAAGGGAGCATTTCTAATTAGACCTCTTGTGCATGTTGAAGAGTTTGACACTTTTGGGAAAATCTACGGAGTAAATGCAAAACTCCGTTTTTCAAGTCATTTTTGCTTTATCTTGCATGATCTAGTTGTTTCACTGTGTTCCACAATTGGTCTCCGATGTAATGGA
Encoded proteins:
- a CDS encoding AMP phosphorylase, translating into MKLKAKIIDLEIGKQMVLLHEKDAQEIGTLAHDWVKIISGKRKAVAFVDTTKSYLTQGEIGIFRDVHKEFKVKDGVGISVSVAEPPESIKFIHKKIGGEPLNKEEYYTIMHDLVNYRLDEVQIAAFVLAEEFHGLTMDEIEYLTRAMVDTGSVIDFDRSCYDKHSIGGVPGNKVTLLIVPIVAAAGLLIPKTSSRAITSASGTADTMEVLANVEFDATELKEIASKTSGAIVWGGKLGIAPADDLLIRVEHALNIDPFGQMLASILSKKLSVGADHVVVDIPVGTEAKVTTVEEARKLAKNFVELSERFNMHLQCGITYGGQPVGHMIGPALEAREALIALQGKGPASIVEKSTALAGMLLEMGFKAQPGQGKDLAKKILASGKALKKMREIIEIQGGNPRLRSEDIVIGHHTMVLKAPCDGFVTNVSNTAITTIARAAGAPREKGAGVALRWKRGYKVKKNDILLEIYAERTSKLNTAYNLALTMNPVTVEGMLLHKIPEF
- a CDS encoding helix-hairpin-helix domain-containing protein, with translation MLIYSAVVFVLALFGTTSFIFGYSMRPKKQKLHFITPSPTVESITKLTRVKGIGEKRAEQLKALGISTVADLSAASAEELAEQLQISSKITNRWVKNARNLLLEK
- a CDS encoding NFYB/HAP3 family transcription factor subunit → MADLELSIAPMHRIIKKAKADRVSESAAQALAVALEDIGIKIAKEAIEYAMHAGRKTVKSEDIEIATRKVVGK
- a CDS encoding TatD family hydrolase; translation: MRFVDVHLHLSDPEYEAQVDEVVEDAESSNVIALVSNSVNFQTSLQSIKLAEKYPTLVYAALGIHPWNVKELLPDELECIVDLILNYRKYERMVAIGEIGLDYKYLKGEKKELMSRQYEVFCEMLHLSEKLSLPAVIHSRGKTSEIMNILSSYNIKKVLLHWFSNPVKLLPEIVDRGYYITEGPATVYSTHIQDIIRRIPLENLLTETDGPVRFFRLPFKGKMTTPSFIPLVVNAIAKIKGKQEAEVAKRIFQNFVTFFEIEPT
- a CDS encoding 30S ribosomal protein S17e, whose protein sequence is MGKVRQEHVKKAARELVGLYPDKFSTDFQSNKKAVESLAQTSSIKLRNRIAGYITRLVSIAKKAEESEMEESVEEDKQ
- a CDS encoding MoaD/ThiS family protein; the encoded protein is MTIRIEVNLLGTLQEITKKRNVSLEFDSFVAVKDVISELATFFPSKFKQVLIDPELNDPRPNMIILLNKKEIGVLDGLDTRIEDGDNLVLIPVSHGG
- a CDS encoding metallophosphoesterase, whose amino-acid sequence is MLLVQISDIHCGSMFRKKTLQDALKEINAMSPDVVLVTGDLTEEGLMTEFQTVAAQLKKLKAEKVIYVSGNHDYRSTGYLLFRRFFSFSQITEVGNVVIVVVSSARPDRDDGEVGHRQNLWLESTLAKHQDKLKIVAIHHHIIPVPDTGADQITVIDAGDVLRSLIKSEVDLVLCGHRHRPWRWQIQNMKVIHAGSVSCEKLRGFFCNSYNVITIKKKRIKEKLKIVNGEFMEFDAIVKMREVFHASDISS